In the genome of Cryptomeria japonica chromosome 8, Sugi_1.0, whole genome shotgun sequence, one region contains:
- the LOC131857627 gene encoding uncharacterized protein LOC131857627: protein MEEASGQVPGSTGNEVKNYWNMYTCKKLSTKSCSPGVLGGGGDMKKVEERNGHGGGEGGRQRLKVMGSAEGVGGPCGTPAVHCGFPQWRLSSPVGFHIGGHCRWGLPVVASLIPPTADDLERAMARSLWWPQGERRPLP from the exons ATGGAAGAAGCAAGTG GCCAAGTGCCAGGCAGTACAGGTAATGAGGTAAAGAACTATTGGAATATGTATACTTGCAAAAAGTTGAGCACTAAATCCTGTTCACCAG gTGTTCTTGGCGGAGGAGGCGACATgaagaaggtggaagagaggaaTGGCCATGGGGGGGGTGAAGGGGGAAGGCAGCGACTTAAGGTCATGGGCAGTGCGGAGGGTGTGGGCGGCCCCTGTGGAACCCCAGCTGTCCACTGTGGCTTCCCACAGTGGCGGTTGTCATCCCCTGTGGGTTTCCACATCGGCGGTCACTGCCGCTGGGGGTTGCCCGTAGTGGCGAGTCTCATCCCACCCACTGCGGATGACCTAGAGCGAGCAATGGCTCGCTCATTGTGGTGGCCGCAGGGGGAGCGGAGGCCCCTTCCTTGA